In the genome of Prosthecobacter algae, one region contains:
- a CDS encoding helix-turn-helix domain-containing protein: MTAEQIRTYRESKGLTQSQFASMLRVSPTAVTQWEKGQAPSGPASLLLEHLIEGTPLFSSGGDADWDMPLTLKEWEELERRRVLAGFLSVRDYMIFLVRQEMRNSPAKLAESTAKKRGSKKD, encoded by the coding sequence ATGACCGCTGAACAAATTCGCACCTACCGCGAGTCCAAAGGACTCACGCAGAGCCAGTTTGCCAGCATGCTTCGTGTCTCCCCCACCGCCGTCACCCAGTGGGAAAAAGGCCAGGCCCCCTCCGGTCCCGCCTCCCTCCTGCTCGAGCACCTCATTGAGGGCACCCCCCTCTTCAGTTCCGGCGGCGATGCCGACTGGGACATGCCCCTCACCCTCAAGGAGTGGGAGGAGCTGGAACGCCGCCGCGTCCTCGCCGGCTTCCTCTCCGTGCGCGACTACATGATCTTCCTCGTCCGCCAGGAAATGCGCAACAGCCCTGCCAAACTCGCGGAATCCACCGCCAAAAAGCGCGGCAGCAAAAAGGACTGA
- a CDS encoding GNAT family N-acetyltransferase — protein MSALPVPRRNWRETLLHAWDHVWLALRLPLPRYLMEVQMKSPRLRGVRLRQYRESDFEACRMLCDLNAPGRFPRGTAEAQIEYLQTVPERNLVAEVDGQVIGCGGYLLNHPNHAILVFGLVHPAYQKMGVGRLLFFARIVQMPLIRTDTIIQIATVKAALPYYRQFGFEPQPTFWEDEEKGKHPLALMAVNAEGIRRVKHYLKLAQVPYPDLSELPPEKPMLLE, from the coding sequence ATGTCTGCTCTCCCTGTGCCCCGGCGTAATTGGCGAGAGACTTTGCTGCATGCCTGGGATCATGTGTGGCTGGCCCTGCGGCTGCCTTTGCCCCGCTATCTGATGGAGGTGCAGATGAAAAGCCCGCGCCTGCGGGGAGTGCGGCTGAGGCAGTACCGTGAAAGTGACTTTGAGGCGTGCCGAATGCTGTGTGACCTGAATGCGCCGGGCCGCTTCCCGCGTGGGACGGCGGAGGCCCAGATCGAATACCTGCAAACGGTGCCGGAGAGGAATCTGGTGGCGGAGGTGGATGGGCAGGTGATCGGCTGCGGCGGCTATCTGCTGAATCATCCCAATCACGCGATCTTGGTCTTTGGGCTGGTGCACCCGGCCTATCAGAAGATGGGGGTGGGGAGGCTGCTGTTTTTTGCCCGGATCGTGCAGATGCCGCTGATCCGCACGGATACGATAATTCAGATCGCCACCGTCAAGGCGGCGCTGCCATACTACCGACAGTTTGGTTTTGAGCCGCAGCCGACGTTTTGGGAAGATGAAGAGAAAGGGAAACACCCGCTGGCGCTCATGGCGGTGAATGCGGAAGGCATCCGGCGGGTAAAACACTACCTGAAGCTGGCCCAGGTGCCGTATCCCGACCTGAGTGAGCTGCCGCCGGAGAAGCCGATGCTGCTGGAGTAG
- a CDS encoding SGNH/GDSL hydrolase family protein: MKTILCFGDSNTWGYDPASMTAPYPRRHGPEVRWTGVLARELGADFKVIEEGQNGRTTVHEDPLNICRKGKDYLPACLESQKPLDLVILMLGTNDLKSTFHVPPGEIAAGAGVLARMILASDAGLGNRPPQLLLVCPPLVGDLSGMPDVEAKIPNGAARSAQFPRYYEALAASLKCGFFNSQEVVETSPVDGVHLEAGEHLKLGQALAAAVRGVLG; encoded by the coding sequence ATGAAAACGATCCTTTGCTTTGGCGACTCGAATACCTGGGGATATGACCCGGCGAGCATGACGGCCCCGTATCCGAGGCGGCATGGGCCCGAGGTGCGATGGACGGGGGTGCTGGCCCGGGAGTTGGGGGCGGATTTTAAAGTCATTGAGGAAGGGCAAAATGGCCGGACGACGGTGCATGAAGACCCGCTGAACATCTGCCGGAAGGGCAAGGACTACCTGCCCGCCTGCCTGGAAAGCCAGAAGCCGCTAGACCTTGTGATCCTGATGCTGGGGACGAATGATCTGAAGAGCACCTTCCATGTGCCGCCGGGTGAAATCGCCGCCGGGGCAGGGGTGCTGGCACGGATGATCCTGGCGAGCGATGCGGGGCTGGGAAATCGCCCACCGCAACTGCTGCTGGTCTGCCCGCCCTTGGTGGGGGACCTTTCGGGGATGCCGGATGTGGAGGCCAAGATTCCGAATGGAGCAGCGCGGAGTGCGCAGTTTCCACGTTATTACGAGGCGCTGGCGGCTTCATTGAAATGCGGGTTCTTTAACAGCCAGGAGGTGGTGGAAACCAGTCCGGTAGATGGCGTGCATCTGGAGGCCGGAGAGCACCTGAAACTGGGCCAGGCCCTGGCGGCGGCGGTGCGAGGTGTGCTGGGCTGA
- a CDS encoding Y-family DNA polymerase has product MSSSPSSPIATRPRWLFVDLNSYFASVEQQERPYLRGKPVIVVPLMSDHTCAIAASQEAKKFGIKTGTNVGEAKRMCPSLVLVEASHERYVEYHEKIKDEVELHWPVQVVGSIDEVGLLLDDKRANEAAALDIARRIKAGLRKNVGQVITCSIGIAPNRYLAKVASDLTKPDGLEIIRLEDMPGRLAHLKLTDLPGIGRRMEPRLHECKIETFLDLWNASPAVLHQAWGGVGGERFWRHLHGGELDGDFDDMENVPPKSIGHSHVLSPEFRNPPEAAVVAQRLLLKTASRLRRAKHRASELYLSLRTENGAKGKAHMKFSPVSDSYALTKSLEVLWERALGQLPGHRIKKIGVTLMDLESNEQPVQLDLFSMMGGSVSGDVERRNRLSKIMDDINQDFGRDSIALGFAPDLVKTFSGTKIAFTRIPDLKEFKE; this is encoded by the coding sequence ATGTCGTCCTCCCCGTCATCTCCCATTGCCACGCGTCCGCGCTGGTTGTTCGTGGATTTGAACAGTTACTTTGCGAGTGTGGAGCAGCAGGAGCGGCCCTATTTGCGGGGGAAACCGGTGATTGTGGTGCCGCTGATGTCTGACCATACCTGCGCTATCGCGGCGAGCCAGGAAGCGAAGAAGTTTGGCATCAAGACGGGGACCAATGTGGGAGAAGCGAAGCGGATGTGCCCCAGTTTGGTCCTGGTGGAGGCGAGCCATGAGCGCTACGTGGAATACCACGAAAAGATCAAGGATGAGGTGGAACTGCACTGGCCTGTCCAGGTGGTGGGATCGATTGATGAAGTGGGATTGCTGCTGGATGACAAGCGAGCGAATGAGGCCGCTGCGCTGGACATTGCGCGCCGGATCAAGGCCGGGCTGCGAAAGAATGTGGGGCAGGTGATCACGTGCTCCATCGGCATCGCACCGAACCGTTATTTAGCCAAAGTGGCGAGCGATCTCACCAAACCCGATGGACTGGAGATCATTCGTCTGGAGGACATGCCGGGACGGCTGGCGCACCTCAAATTGACGGACTTGCCTGGTATTGGCCGCCGCATGGAACCGCGCCTGCATGAGTGCAAAATCGAAACCTTTTTAGATCTTTGGAACGCCAGCCCAGCGGTGCTGCATCAGGCCTGGGGTGGGGTGGGTGGAGAGCGTTTTTGGCGGCACCTGCATGGGGGCGAGCTGGATGGGGATTTCGATGACATGGAGAATGTGCCGCCGAAGAGCATCGGCCATAGCCATGTGCTGTCGCCGGAGTTTAGGAATCCCCCGGAGGCGGCGGTGGTGGCGCAACGTCTGCTTTTAAAAACAGCCAGCCGACTGAGGCGTGCCAAGCACCGAGCGAGCGAGCTGTACCTGAGCCTGCGCACGGAGAACGGGGCGAAGGGCAAGGCGCACATGAAGTTTTCACCCGTATCAGACAGCTATGCTCTGACGAAGAGCCTGGAAGTGCTTTGGGAGCGGGCGCTGGGCCAGCTTCCCGGACACCGGATCAAGAAGATCGGGGTGACGCTGATGGATCTGGAGTCCAATGAGCAACCGGTGCAACTGGACCTTTTTTCCATGATGGGCGGCAGCGTTTCAGGAGATGTGGAGAGGCGGAACCGGCTTTCGAAGATCATGGACGACATCAATCAGGATTTCGGCCGCGACAGCATCGCGCTGGGGTTTGCGCCGGATTTGGTGAAGACGTTTTCGGGGACGAAGATCGCCTTTACCCGCATCCCGGATCTGAAAGAATTCAAGGAGTGA
- a CDS encoding DEAD/DEAH box helicase has translation MSDHPLLRLLPESPDCSNDELLGRFLEYVAEKNLELYPAQEEAILELFEDKNVILNTPTGSGKSLVATALHFRSLAKRRRSVYTCPIKALVNEKFLALCRDFGPENVGMATGDATVNRHAPILCCTAEILANYALRDGEMAPFHEVIMDEFHYYSDHERGVAWQVPLLTMGRSRFLLISATLGTTDFFQRELTRLTKAESVIVSSQNRPVPLEFSYAQTSVDVTLQELVEAKKTPVYLVHFTQNDAAQAAQDLMSLNFCSTAEKTSIKEYLVGEKFTSPYGKEVKKYLLHGVGIHHAGLLPKYRMLVEKLAQRGLLKVICGTDTLGVGVNVPIRTVLLTRLSKYGGQKVATLSARDFHQITGRAGRRGFDDIGFVVAQAPEHIIENTKMEAKAAGDVKKMRKMVKKKPPEGFVGWNEDTFKKLQTAAPESLVSRFQVSHGMLLQVLSREDDGCAAMQQLIADSHESTTAKKQHRQRARQLFRALVERKIITIIPPKDRQKPGQKLRLNVELQDDFSLNQTLSLYLIDTLALIDPNSPNYAADVLTLCESILENPDLILRRQLSKVKDEAMAAMKEEGLPYEERIARLEELEYPKPCRDFIYNTFNEFASLHPWVGQENIRPKSIVREMFENFRSFTDYIQDYDLHRTEGVLLRHLSSVHKVLSQTVPESFKTEPVQEMEAWLAGVLRGTDSSLLDEWERLRDPNWKPDEEKPEHEEAPDITRNKREFIALIRTEIFRFFRGLVIEDYRLAIHALGPHAAPWTADLLATTMAPYYDEHDRILLDNEARNGRYTFPEPAEDGQTWKVSQVLVDLEGLNDWQAIFTVDLAKAREDGKPSLNLISLGPVHLA, from the coding sequence ATGTCCGATCACCCCCTGCTGCGTCTCCTGCCTGAATCTCCCGACTGCTCCAATGACGAGCTGCTGGGCCGTTTTCTGGAATACGTCGCCGAGAAAAATCTGGAGCTCTATCCCGCCCAGGAAGAGGCCATCCTGGAATTGTTTGAGGACAAAAACGTCATCCTCAATACCCCCACCGGCTCTGGCAAATCCCTCGTCGCCACCGCCCTGCATTTCCGCTCCCTAGCAAAAAGACGCCGCTCCGTTTACACCTGCCCCATCAAGGCCCTGGTGAATGAAAAGTTCCTCGCCCTTTGTCGCGACTTCGGCCCGGAAAACGTCGGCATGGCCACCGGCGATGCCACGGTCAACCGCCACGCCCCCATCCTCTGCTGCACGGCCGAGATCCTGGCCAACTACGCCCTGCGCGATGGCGAAATGGCCCCCTTCCATGAAGTCATCATGGATGAGTTCCACTACTACTCCGATCACGAACGCGGCGTGGCCTGGCAGGTGCCGCTGCTCACCATGGGCCGCTCCCGCTTCCTCCTCATTTCCGCCACCCTCGGCACCACCGATTTCTTCCAGCGCGAGCTCACCCGCCTCACCAAGGCAGAAAGCGTCATCGTTTCTTCCCAAAATCGGCCCGTGCCACTGGAATTCAGCTACGCACAGACCTCCGTGGATGTCACCCTCCAGGAACTCGTCGAGGCCAAAAAGACACCCGTTTACCTCGTCCATTTCACCCAAAACGATGCTGCCCAGGCCGCGCAAGATTTGATGAGCCTGAACTTCTGCTCCACCGCAGAAAAGACCTCCATCAAGGAATACCTCGTCGGCGAAAAATTCACCAGCCCCTATGGCAAGGAGGTCAAAAAATACCTCCTCCACGGCGTCGGCATTCACCACGCTGGCCTGCTGCCCAAATACCGCATGCTGGTGGAGAAACTGGCCCAGCGCGGCCTCCTGAAGGTCATCTGCGGGACCGATACCCTCGGCGTTGGCGTGAATGTCCCCATCCGCACCGTCCTCCTCACCCGCCTCAGCAAATACGGCGGCCAAAAGGTCGCCACCCTTTCCGCACGCGACTTTCACCAGATCACCGGCCGCGCCGGGCGGCGGGGTTTTGACGACATCGGCTTCGTCGTCGCCCAGGCCCCGGAGCACATCATCGAAAACACCAAGATGGAGGCCAAGGCCGCCGGCGATGTGAAGAAGATGCGCAAGATGGTGAAAAAGAAGCCGCCTGAAGGCTTCGTCGGCTGGAATGAGGACACCTTCAAAAAGCTGCAAACCGCCGCGCCCGAGTCCCTCGTCTCCCGCTTTCAGGTCTCCCACGGCATGCTCCTCCAGGTGCTCAGCCGTGAGGACGACGGCTGCGCTGCCATGCAGCAGCTCATCGCAGACTCCCACGAATCCACCACGGCGAAAAAGCAGCATCGCCAGCGCGCCCGGCAGCTTTTCCGTGCCTTGGTCGAGCGCAAAATCATCACCATCATCCCGCCCAAAGACCGCCAGAAACCCGGGCAAAAACTCCGTCTCAATGTCGAGCTTCAGGATGATTTTTCCCTCAATCAAACGCTGTCCCTCTACCTCATTGATACCCTCGCTCTGATTGACCCGAACTCGCCCAACTACGCGGCAGATGTACTGACGCTGTGCGAGTCCATTTTGGAAAATCCAGACCTTATCCTCCGCCGTCAGCTCAGCAAGGTGAAGGACGAAGCCATGGCCGCCATGAAGGAGGAAGGCCTGCCTTATGAAGAGCGCATCGCCAGGCTGGAGGAGCTGGAATACCCCAAACCCTGCCGCGACTTCATCTACAACACCTTCAATGAATTCGCCTCCCTGCACCCCTGGGTCGGCCAGGAAAACATCCGCCCCAAAAGCATCGTGCGCGAGATGTTCGAAAACTTCCGCAGCTTTACCGACTACATCCAGGATTACGACCTCCACCGCACGGAAGGCGTCCTCCTCCGCCACCTCTCCAGCGTCCACAAGGTCCTCTCACAGACCGTCCCTGAGTCATTCAAAACCGAGCCCGTTCAGGAAATGGAAGCCTGGCTGGCCGGTGTTCTGCGCGGTACCGACTCCAGCCTGCTGGATGAATGGGAACGCCTGCGCGACCCCAACTGGAAACCCGACGAGGAAAAACCCGAGCACGAAGAAGCCCCCGACATCACCCGCAACAAGCGCGAATTCATCGCCCTCATTCGCACCGAGATCTTCCGTTTCTTCCGCGGCCTCGTCATTGAGGATTACCGCCTCGCCATCCATGCCCTCGGCCCTCATGCCGCCCCCTGGACGGCCGACCTCCTCGCCACCACCATGGCCCCCTATTACGACGAGCACGACCGCATCCTCCTCGACAACGAGGCCCGCAACGGTCGCTACACCTTCCCCGAGCCTGCCGAAGACGGCCAAACCTGGAAAGTCTCCCAGGTCCTCGTGGATCTCGAAGGCCTCAATGACTGGCAGGCCATCTTCACCGTGGACCTCGCCAAAGCCCGGGAGGACGGCAAACCCTCTCTCAACCTCATTTCCCTCGGGCCAGTGCATTTGGCCTGA
- the infC gene encoding translation initiation factor IF-3 gives MSTGQFGARPNPNPTPAQPAAGAPAPAAGGATGAPVNRPAAPGGYQPRTGGSGPPFNRPGGRGPQRNNSRYADQTRVNERIRAPKVRVVDGITNQQYGVLPTQQALRMAKERGLDLVEVASNAEPPVCKIVDYGKYKYIQEKHKKEAHKHQKGGKLKELKFRIGIDPHDYLIKIVHAEDFLAEGNKVRIQLQFRGRQMAHQELGHALAAKIKADLSTMGHADQEPKMAGRNINMQMSPLPERQRHRKFKVHLKGVTDEKDMHQGDHDPREDKHDEHDEHHDDHANGDTPAQA, from the coding sequence CTGAGCACCGGCCAATTCGGCGCTCGCCCCAATCCAAATCCGACTCCTGCGCAGCCTGCGGCAGGGGCTCCTGCACCTGCTGCCGGAGGCGCGACTGGCGCCCCTGTCAACCGCCCTGCCGCCCCAGGCGGCTATCAGCCGCGCACCGGCGGCAGCGGCCCTCCATTCAACCGCCCCGGCGGCCGTGGACCTCAGCGCAACAACAGCCGCTACGCCGACCAAACCCGCGTCAACGAGCGCATTCGTGCGCCCAAAGTCCGCGTCGTGGATGGCATCACCAACCAGCAGTATGGCGTGCTGCCGACCCAGCAGGCCCTGCGCATGGCCAAGGAACGTGGTCTCGACCTCGTCGAAGTCGCCTCGAATGCTGAACCTCCGGTGTGCAAAATTGTCGATTACGGCAAGTACAAGTACATCCAGGAAAAGCACAAGAAGGAAGCCCACAAACACCAGAAGGGCGGCAAGCTGAAGGAACTCAAATTCCGCATCGGCATCGATCCCCACGATTACCTCATCAAGATCGTCCACGCGGAAGACTTCCTCGCAGAAGGCAACAAGGTGCGCATCCAGCTCCAGTTCCGTGGTCGCCAGATGGCCCACCAGGAGCTCGGCCATGCCCTGGCTGCCAAGATCAAGGCTGACCTGAGCACCATGGGCCATGCCGATCAGGAGCCCAAGATGGCTGGCCGTAACATCAACATGCAGATGAGCCCGCTGCCTGAACGCCAGCGCCATCGCAAGTTCAAGGTCCACCTCAAGGGTGTCACTGACGAAAAAGACATGCACCAGGGTGACCATGATCCACGTGAAGACAAACACGATGAACATGATGAGCATCATGACGATCACGCCAATGGCGACACCCCGGCCCAGGCCTGA
- a CDS encoding HAD family hydrolase has protein sequence MPRLLLFDIDGTLMDTGGAGGASLLDAVEDVLGVSRSQLAPLDLAGATDAGVVRSLFSQTGHDLQDTLVNQYLARYLTRLRERLHHDSFTGRLLPGVESLLLQLRTLAQADLGLLTGNVREGANIKLQRFQLDSFFLEGAFGDDAEDRNLLGPFATRRIQAITGHEYAPEDIIVIGDTPKDIACARAIGARCLAVGTGTFQAAALAGHSPWQCLEDLSETDRICDLLLN, from the coding sequence ATGCCCCGACTTCTCCTGTTCGACATTGATGGCACCCTCATGGATACCGGTGGCGCAGGCGGTGCTTCCCTTCTGGATGCTGTCGAGGACGTGCTCGGCGTCTCTCGCAGTCAGCTTGCTCCATTGGACCTCGCCGGCGCGACCGATGCCGGCGTCGTTCGCAGCCTCTTTTCCCAGACGGGCCACGACCTGCAGGACACTCTTGTGAACCAGTATCTCGCCCGCTACCTCACTCGTCTCCGTGAACGCCTGCATCATGACTCCTTCACGGGCCGTCTTCTCCCCGGCGTCGAATCCCTGCTGCTTCAGCTCAGGACGCTGGCCCAGGCCGACCTCGGACTCCTCACAGGAAACGTCCGGGAAGGTGCCAACATCAAATTGCAACGCTTTCAGTTAGACTCCTTTTTCCTTGAAGGAGCCTTTGGGGACGACGCCGAGGACCGCAATCTCCTCGGCCCCTTCGCCACCCGCCGCATTCAGGCCATCACAGGCCATGAATATGCGCCGGAGGACATTATCGTCATCGGGGACACCCCCAAGGACATCGCCTGCGCCCGGGCCATCGGCGCACGTTGCCTCGCCGTCGGCACCGGCACTTTTCAGGCTGCCGCACTTGCAGGCCATTCCCCCTGGCAATGCCTCGAAGACCTGTCCGAAACCGACCGCATCTGCGATCTCCTCCTCAACTGA
- a CDS encoding biotin--[acetyl-CoA-carboxylase] ligase has translation MSDLDPDGLRQECAALSLPWQVQVVEEIPSTSDALRAAALRGEPADLVLFAESQTAGRGRRDNRWVTPRGQDLMFSLLLRPEAPISLWPRLTTLAALAICRAIEEELPLRPQIKWPNDIYINGLKVSGLLAEAVTAPAGMSLVLGIGLNVNTRAFPPALAGTATSLFQSLPAHLQIRELDRQPIAIRLLLELANQFSRISTDYAEAVAEVRDRSWLLGKQIRATVEGQEIYGRALDLNQEGHLILALADGSLRTFASAEGVRQVISV, from the coding sequence ATGAGTGATCTCGACCCCGACGGCCTGCGCCAGGAATGCGCTGCCCTTTCCCTACCCTGGCAGGTGCAGGTTGTGGAGGAAATCCCCTCCACCAGCGATGCCCTCCGCGCCGCAGCCCTGCGCGGCGAACCGGCTGACCTCGTCCTTTTTGCCGAATCCCAGACCGCTGGCCGCGGTCGCCGGGACAACCGCTGGGTCACCCCGCGCGGGCAGGATCTCATGTTTTCCCTGCTCCTGCGTCCCGAAGCTCCCATCTCCCTCTGGCCCCGCCTCACCACCCTCGCCGCCCTCGCCATCTGCCGCGCCATCGAGGAAGAGCTTCCCTTGCGGCCTCAGATCAAATGGCCTAACGACATTTACATCAATGGCCTCAAGGTCAGCGGACTCCTGGCCGAAGCCGTCACCGCCCCCGCTGGCATGAGCCTGGTACTCGGCATCGGCCTGAACGTGAACACCCGCGCGTTTCCCCCTGCCCTCGCAGGCACCGCCACGTCCTTGTTTCAGTCCCTGCCCGCCCACCTACAGATCCGCGAACTGGACCGGCAGCCGATCGCCATCCGCCTGCTTCTGGAACTGGCAAACCAGTTCTCCCGCATCTCCACCGACTACGCCGAAGCCGTGGCCGAAGTGCGTGATCGCAGTTGGCTACTGGGCAAGCAGATCCGCGCCACCGTCGAGGGTCAGGAAATCTACGGCCGCGCCCTTGACCTCAATCAAGAAGGCCACCTCATCCTCGCCCTTGCCGATGGCAGCCTGCGCACCTTCGCCAGCGCTGAGGGTGTGCGGCAGGTCATCTCCGTTTAA
- a CDS encoding GDSL-type esterase/lipase family protein has product MKLTILAALLLAFTAHAQTAAPAAKPAAPAVKLPPQAPDVAAPKMGPDGKENPGFIAAHERFLKIAQEGNTDLLFLGDSITAGWGSQKAIWDKAFGAYKPANFGIGGDRTQHVLWRITNGELETIKPKAVVLMIGTNNVGADSAEGIAKGITVIVETIRAKQPQAKILLLAVFPRGDRPTGKLGASNDKLKEVNKIIAKLDDGKNIHFLDIGDKFPQPDGALTKDVMPDFLHLSSAGYQIWADAITPKLAELMK; this is encoded by the coding sequence ATGAAATTAACCATCCTTGCCGCCCTCCTCCTCGCTTTCACCGCGCACGCGCAGACCGCCGCCCCAGCCGCCAAGCCCGCAGCACCGGCTGTCAAACTTCCTCCTCAGGCCCCCGATGTCGCTGCCCCGAAGATGGGGCCCGATGGCAAAGAAAACCCTGGTTTCATCGCCGCGCATGAGCGCTTCCTCAAAATCGCCCAGGAAGGCAACACCGATCTCCTCTTCCTTGGGGACTCTATCACCGCTGGCTGGGGCAGCCAGAAAGCCATCTGGGACAAGGCCTTCGGTGCCTACAAACCCGCCAACTTCGGCATCGGTGGCGACCGCACCCAGCACGTCCTTTGGCGCATCACCAATGGCGAGCTTGAGACCATCAAGCCCAAAGCTGTCGTCCTCATGATCGGCACCAACAACGTCGGTGCAGACAGCGCTGAAGGTATCGCCAAAGGCATCACCGTCATCGTCGAAACCATCCGTGCCAAGCAGCCTCAGGCCAAGATCCTTCTCCTCGCCGTCTTCCCCCGTGGTGATCGGCCTACCGGCAAACTGGGTGCCTCCAATGACAAGCTGAAGGAAGTGAACAAGATCATCGCCAAGCTCGACGATGGCAAAAACATCCACTTCCTCGACATCGGTGACAAATTCCCCCAGCCCGATGGTGCCCTGACCAAGGACGTCATGCCCGACTTCCTTCACCTCTCCTCCGCCGGTTACCAGATCTGGGCCGATGCCATCACGCCCAAGCTGGCCGAGCTGATGAAGTAA